AACAATCCATGATCTTGTAGTCGTAGTGGATATTATCCCCTTGCACATCCCACTAGAGGTGTCCAATATGACCTTGATAGAGGGTTCTTCTAAAGCTCTCACTCAGGATATCATCAAAGTTGTCAACCAACACTTTCATGGACTCCAAATCTTCTATCTTGTAATCGATGGGCCTCATCACGGCCGGATTGAACACTCAAGGATCCCTGGTGTTCCCATTCCTTCTTTCACAAGGGCTCAAGTGAGTTATTTTCACTCTCTTCACTTGTTTACTTTGTTCCTCTCTGCACTTCAGCACTGTTTTAGGAAATATATTTCTGTATGTGTACTAatctttataataaatgttgttaAAGAACAGCATTGTATACTTTTTTGCCACAGGCTGAACAGGGGTTCATATTCTATGTTCATGATGGAAGTGAGACCATGGCTGATAATTTTACAGTGGTGGCCAATGATACAGATATCCGGAAGCAAAGCCTGCCTTTTGTGATTTATGTCAATATAACTCCCATAAATGATGAATCTCCAGTTGTAACTGTCAACAGGATCCTCAAGGTGAGTTTCCCCCCCCTGAAACTAATTTGTATTCTACACTATAAAGATAACTGGATTGCACTTACTAACCCTTTCTCATCTATGTAGACAGTATTTGTGAACTTAAATAGTttacttaaatggtttaattaaattatataaaaacaaaaataaaatgcacacacacacaaagtaaaGCATGACTGCGACCTTGGTGATTTCATCTCCTTACCACGGACCCAACAAATTTGTGCACTAGCACTAAAATTTGACTAATCATGGaaagattattttaaagaacattGGTTAAACCAGCATAAACTGTGAGGACTAGTCTTCAGATGCCCACTTTCACCAGCAGGAGGCTCAGTAATCACATTCTGAAATGGTTTctgctataaaatatataaatattgtttctAGTGAAAAATGTTAAACCTCACTTGACAAAGCATGACCAAAACTGACAACATCATATTTCTTTTATTAGGTGTGGGAAGGTTCTGTGACAGAGATAACCACTGAAGACCTCAGTGCTGAGGATCCAGATTCTCCTCCTGAGAGCCTAGAGTTTATCATCACTCCACCAAGTAATGGGCATCTAGCCCTGAAGAGTGCCCCCTCCAGGCCTGTTCTGAACTTCACCCAAGAGCATATTAATCATGGCCAGCTGGTGTTTGTACATAGTGGttagtttacattttaaagtgccTTTCAGAACTGCCCATAAGATTTGATAAGCCATTTTGCTTGATCTCTCAGTAGGTTTGCGGTATTTATGTTTCGACAGGTGCCTTGTCAGGAGGATTTCACTTTCAAGTCAATGATGGCGTGAACTTTGCTCCAAGGAGAATATTCAGTGTCACTGCCCAATCACTGGTCATCAGCTTAGAAAAAAATCAAGAACTCAAAGTTTTCCCAGGTTCGATTTTATTGTGCTTTAAAGAAAccatttttagcatttattcttttttgtCACTCAAACTCATGGTAGTGCAAATTGTGGTTACACTTTTTAGTATGAAGAGGTTAGTAAGGGTGTCTTTCACATGAAGAGATAGGTTAGCCAAAGGACAATATGCTGTAGCAGATTGCAGCAGCTGGACTGGGTTGTAGGAAGTGAAGCTCAGACTAGCCTATTCGTTGAAACAGTAATGGTTCAGAAAGGATTTATTCTTTGTATCCTTTCCACAGGTTCTTCAAAGTTAATTTCTGAAGATGAGCTGCTGATAATCACAAATGACTATGATGATATTTATGGGAATCGCACCATCACCTACACCGTGACCTCGCCTCCAAAATTTGGCAGCATAATGTGGAAACAAGCAGAAAATTCCACACAAGAAATCTCCTCCTTCACCCAAAACATGGTATTTATTAAATCTGCTTCTGAGTTTATTTCAAATGCATACTTCTTTTAAGAAATATGTGTGGAAGTGTTTTTCAGTTCCAGAGAAGAATTGGTGCAGGATAGGTGCATCGCCAAGACAAAAGCAAATTATTTTTCAGCTAGTGTATTCTGTATTCAAGGTTTGACATTTCAGGGAGTAGCAAATGCTCTACTATGCATTTAAGTATGcttttgtcaaaataaaatttaatgtaacattgtaatacctatatatatatatatatatatatatatatatatgtaacagaATAATATAAAGTTGTAATTTGGTAATGTATTGTGGTATTGCAAGTTTGCAACATGGGCAAACAACTTAAGCAAGTCTACACATGATTGCCTCATGTCACTGTCATGACATCACCACCAGCCTATATCTGCTgccacacatttattttttttggcatcACAATGTTTGTGAGGGCTGTAACAAATTTAGAATTTAATTTCACTCTCTTGCATGTTAGCTGAGCCAACCATTTTAGggaaattctaaaaaaaattctaaaacacTCTTCAACATAATTAGCTTATCTaaatattcaaaatgtaaatatgaacataattaagaagaaaataatgcaaatatgtGATAACAAATATGTGAAATGTGATATTAAATAGCATTACTGTGATCATTCTAACTTAAAAATAAGCTTAATAACCTCTAATATTTTAGGTGAAAGAACGTGCTGTGCTGTATGCACAGACTAAACCTGTTGCCTGGAGTGCTACAGATTCCTTCACCTTCAATGCATCATGCCCCCCAGCATCCCTCCAAGCTTACATCTTTAATATCCACATCTCTTATGAAAATATTGGCCCGGAGCATAGGAGTGCACTCTGTACAAATACTGGTAATGCTTTCTGACTTCTCATgatgtttatttgaaaaacaaatttaacACAATATATTGTCTTTACACTAACTACTTCATATTCATTATTCAGGGGCTGTTGTCGCTGAGGGTAGTAGTGTTCTCATAGATAAATCAAAATTGGATGCCTCCAACCTTTTGGGAAAATTAGATGAAGCGGAACGTCATTTCTATGAAGTCTGGTACGAAATCACATCTCCACCCCTCCACGGTACAATTGTTGTAGGTGAAAAGAACCTGACACATGAAAGACTAAAGTTCTCCCAATTCAACCTCCATAAGCATGGAATTATTTATGTACATGATGACTCTGAGACCACTCATGATAACTTCACATTTGACGTGTGGCTAAACCCCAAAGGAAAGCTTGCTCAACGACCCCAGAATGCAGACTATGTAGTAtcagaaatatttaatattactgtGACCCCTGTTAATGACCGGCCTCCTGTGCTCAAGACGGGATCCCCTAGACTCAAAGTGGTCAAAGGGGACACTGTGACTTTGGACCCTGAGAACCTTTATGTAGAGGACCAAGACACTCCACCTGAGGAGCTTTATTATACAGTAATCAGCAAGCCCAAAAATGGCTTCCTTGCTTTGGAGGGTCAACTCAATAAGTCTGCTATCACTTTCACCCAGGCTGATGTAAATCATGGAAGGGTGCACTTTGTACAAAAGGGGGAACCTTCATCAGGGGTCATCTACTTCAGTATAACTGATGGATTCCACAGACCACTCTACAAGCTCTTTAGCATAGAGGTAGAGAATATCACCATCAGTGTGGTCAACAACACCGGACTGACTCTGTTGCAAGGTCAGACCACAGTGACTCTGACATTCGAACATCTGGCTGCAGTGACCAATGAGAAAGATGCATTCATTAAGTATTTAGTTACAGGCCCACCAAGGCATGGGAGTGTCATGGTTATGGAAAAGCCGGTCACATACTTTGACCAAGAGGACCTGCACACTGGCAGATTATTTTATAACATGACTGACCTGTCGTCCTCTCAAGACAGCTTTGAGTTCACAGTCTTCACATCTGAGAGTAACCTGACCAACCAGGTAGTAAACATCACAGTCAGGCCACTGATCCACCTTGGAGAGCATGTCAGGATCCCAGATGGCATCCCAGTGAAGCTAAGAAAGGATGTCCTTGATGCAACGGAATTGGCCTCCCTTAGTGCTAGCGATCCCATCTTTGAAATTCTTGAGCCGCCGAAACATGGCAAGCTAGTCAAAGTCACATTTGACCTTGGAGGAGCCTCTCACTCGGTGGAGTCCTTCACGTTCAGGGATGTGGAACAAGGTAGAGTTGCCATAGAGGAAAACATCAATTTCCAAACCATTAATGGAAACACAACAGCGGCCAGGTACAATGTCACAGCAGTCCATCCACTTAATGACtcatttgttttccttttgaAGGCATCCAATGTTCAGCCTGCCATGGGCGAATTTGTGTATTTAGTATTACCTTTTGACCCCATAACAGGGAAGCATATACTTTCAGAGCCGACCAAGTTGCCGACTTACAACAGAACAACAAATGCTATGTCACCCATGTACCCTCCATCTCACTTAGATCCAACAACAAGACCACACAGGACTGCTTCAAAGCTGAAACCCCGAAACCGCTGGGGGAACCACACACGAAGCAGATCAACAGTTCCTCATGTGCCCCGTACCACGATGGGCAAGTTGGACCCCTCCCCAAAAAATACTTTAGTGAGGATGGAGTCTTTACCAAGACCTGCATCTGATCCCCTGCTCATCATCCTGCCACTTCTCGCCTGTCTCCTGCTGATTGTCATTCTTGTGGTTCTCATTCTTGTCTTCAGGCACCGCAGGGAAAAGCGGGCCCATCCGGCAATGATACAGGATCTGACTGGGAACCCTGGTGAAGATATTTTAGCCAGAGGCCCATATCTGGGTCAGCCTGAGAGAAGTCTTGCTGTTCCTTCAGTTATAGTGACCCCACTCACTCCAAGCTGTCCTGGCAGCCCTGTTTTAGAGGAAGTACATGACGCAGCCTTGGTGCCAGCTGTGTCTCCATTTCTCCTTTGCACATGGAGTCCACTTGACCCCGATTCTGCCCAGCAGTGTTCACCAGCAACACCACCCCTTAAACAAAACCAGTACTGGGTTTGACTCAACTCTTTTTATCACTTCCAGATGTTGCTTGAACAAATTTTGTGAACTATCATTGTGCATGACCATCATCAGAGCCAACTCTTGCATTACTGGCTGAGGAAAGTATGTTTGCAAGTTTCATACCATAAACTGAGAAACTTGAATATCTACTTATACTATTGTCACCATTTGGATTTTAACCTTGTAGACTGAAGGTCTCTTGGCTTAGTGTCAAGGGAAAATTCGCCAAATAACtcattttaacatgtttatttttaatgttagtcCAATTTTTGTCCTGCCACAGCTTAGATCTTTTTGTAGTTTTGAtgatttttacttaaaaaacacAGATGGGCACCAAATCTTTGTTATTACAAGGTCAGAATATTTTGCAGTTATATTTACCATTATACTCTGCCAgaaaaaaatgagcaaaaattgtacctttagcttgtcactggggcggTACCCTCTTTGTACTTCTGTGCAGTACCCTCACAATTTTGTACCTTCTCTAACACTATTAGCACACTGAGGTACTAATATGCATCCTTTTGGGGTACATAAGATACAAAGTGCACCTTTGAGGGTACTACCTCAGTGACAAGCTATGggtatttgcatatttttcaaGCTACAGATAGAATGAATGAACATGGTTAATTCAGTTCAGTGACTGCAGTATAAATCGAATGTTATAAATTTAGATCCTTTGCCACATTTTAGAAGAGAAACAACACAAGCTAATATACACAATGCTGCAGACAAAAgcaacaggtaaatgccgttaaCATTAGCTTTCTGTATGTTTATGTGCCATTAACTTTAGCTTTCTGTATGTTAGATCGTGGAGTAAGTATATGTAAACTGTGagtttacacagctttttaaaaatgttggatGCCAGTGTTTCGTATGGCATGTTTTTGGCTAATCAATGTACATTTAcatcactggtagttcctatttTGCTGGGTTAGACCCTATTCTGAAGTGTAGGAGCTAATGTAGTCCCCCCAAAAGgtgttcctagaactaaaatcattcccaCTTCCTGCGGTGAAAATACTTCAAAAAGCAGGTACTTTAGCCAGAAGTTTctctggtgcgaaagcccctaataCTTTATTGTTTTAAGTCATTGCAGTGAACTCTGACGTGTCGACAAATCATTTGCAAACTATTATAGTAAATTCATAGTTTATATATTGTAGTCTCtacattgttaatatattaataggcTATATACAAATAGTGAGTCCTTCATTCACTATCACTGTAATTAACCTATTAcctattaattaattaagtgattactgtttaaaggtacactatgtaacttttttgttcaagGTTATCTCTCCGGTTATCCGGATGACCTCGTCTCCAGTAGGCTCATCGTAGGGCTCCACAATTAATCGCATTTAAATcgcacgcgatttggcaaaggctgcgattatttcaTGCGTAGCTTGtcagctgtacggctctgtgatcagtagtaaatgcttctccatctgaaagccagagggcgctctcacgcagaaactgcaaatatgccctgccgctGAAGTAGATAACACGCGTCATTCCAGGAAAACcctatgggcatcatactatcgctgtagctgaataaacaga
The DNA window shown above is from Ctenopharyngodon idella isolate HZGC_01 chromosome 10, HZGC01, whole genome shotgun sequence and carries:
- the LOC127520407 gene encoding chondroitin sulfate proteoglycan 4 isoform X2, coding for MVMEKPVTYFDQEDLHTGRLFYNMTDLSSSQDSFEFTVFTSESNLTNQVVNITVRPLIHLGEHVRIPDGIPVKLRKDVLDATELASLSASDPIFEILEPPKHGKLVKVTFDLGGASHSVESFTFRDVEQGRVAIEENINFQTINGNTTAARYNVTAVHPLNDSFVFLLKASNVQPAMGEFVYLVLPFDPITGKHILSEPTKLPTYNRTTNAMSPMYPPSHLDPTTRPHRTASKLKPRNRWGNHTRSRSTVPHVPRTTMGKLDPSPKNTLVRMESLPRPASDPLLIILPLLACLLLIVILVVLILVFRHRREKRAHPAMIQDLTGNPGEDILARGPYLGQPERSLAVPSVIVTPLTPSCPGSPVLEEVHDAALVPAVSPFLLCTWSPLDPDSAQQCSPATPPLKQNQYWV
- the LOC127520407 gene encoding chondroitin sulfate proteoglycan 4 isoform X1, which codes for MVQKGFILCILSTGSSKLISEDELLIITNDYDDIYGNRTITYTVTSPPKFGSIMWKQAENSTQEISSFTQNMVKERAVLYAQTKPVAWSATDSFTFNASCPPASLQAYIFNIHISYENIGPEHRSALCTNTGAVVAEGSSVLIDKSKLDASNLLGKLDEAERHFYEVWYEITSPPLHGTIVVGEKNLTHERLKFSQFNLHKHGIIYVHDDSETTHDNFTFDVWLNPKGKLAQRPQNADYVVSEIFNITVTPVNDRPPVLKTGSPRLKVVKGDTVTLDPENLYVEDQDTPPEELYYTVISKPKNGFLALEGQLNKSAITFTQADVNHGRVHFVQKGEPSSGVIYFSITDGFHRPLYKLFSIEVENITISVVNNTGLTLLQGQTTVTLTFEHLAAVTNEKDAFIKYLVTGPPRHGSVMVMEKPVTYFDQEDLHTGRLFYNMTDLSSSQDSFEFTVFTSESNLTNQVVNITVRPLIHLGEHVRIPDGIPVKLRKDVLDATELASLSASDPIFEILEPPKHGKLVKVTFDLGGASHSVESFTFRDVEQGRVAIEENINFQTINGNTTAARYNVTAVHPLNDSFVFLLKASNVQPAMGEFVYLVLPFDPITGKHILSEPTKLPTYNRTTNAMSPMYPPSHLDPTTRPHRTASKLKPRNRWGNHTRSRSTVPHVPRTTMGKLDPSPKNTLVRMESLPRPASDPLLIILPLLACLLLIVILVVLILVFRHRREKRAHPAMIQDLTGNPGEDILARGPYLGQPERSLAVPSVIVTPLTPSCPGSPVLEEVHDAALVPAVSPFLLCTWSPLDPDSAQQCSPATPPLKQNQYWV